In Rhineura floridana isolate rRhiFlo1 chromosome 6, rRhiFlo1.hap2, whole genome shotgun sequence, one genomic interval encodes:
- the LOC133387084 gene encoding large ribosomal subunit protein uL15 isoform X2, translating into MPSRLRKTRKLRGHVSHGHGRIGKHRKHPGGRGNAGGMHHHRINFDKYHPGYFGKVGMRHYHLKKNQHFCPTVNLDKLWTLVSEQTRLKYAKNQTGLAPVIDVVRSGYYKVLGKGKLPKQPVIVKAKFFSRKAEEKIKKVGGACVLVA; encoded by the exons ATG CCTTCAAGACTAAGGAAGACCAGAAAATTGCGGGGTCATGTCAGCCATGGCCATGGCCGGATTG GCAAGCATAGAAAGCATCCTGGAGGACGTGGTAATGCTGGGGGTATGCACCACCACAGAATTAACTTCGATAAATA CCACCCTGGTTATTTTGGAAAGGTTGGTATGAGACATTACCACTTGAAGAAAAACCAGCACTTCTGTCCCACAGTCAACCTGGATAAGCTCTGGACCCTTGTTAGTGAGCAGACAAGGCTCAAGTACGCAAAAAATCAGACTGGATTAGCACCTGTTATTGATGTTGTACGCTCA GGTTATTATAAAGTCCTGGGCAAGGGAAAACTGCCCAAACAGCCTGTAATTGTGAAAGCAAAGTTCTTCAGCAGAAAAGCAGAAGAGAAGATAAAAAAAGTTGGTGGAGCTTGTGTGCTAGTAGCATAA
- the LOC133387084 gene encoding large ribosomal subunit protein uL15 isoform X1, translated as MNKVFMPSRLRKTRKLRGHVSHGHGRIGKHRKHPGGRGNAGGMHHHRINFDKYHPGYFGKVGMRHYHLKKNQHFCPTVNLDKLWTLVSEQTRLKYAKNQTGLAPVIDVVRSGYYKVLGKGKLPKQPVIVKAKFFSRKAEEKIKKVGGACVLVA; from the exons atgaataaagttttcatg CCTTCAAGACTAAGGAAGACCAGAAAATTGCGGGGTCATGTCAGCCATGGCCATGGCCGGATTG GCAAGCATAGAAAGCATCCTGGAGGACGTGGTAATGCTGGGGGTATGCACCACCACAGAATTAACTTCGATAAATA CCACCCTGGTTATTTTGGAAAGGTTGGTATGAGACATTACCACTTGAAGAAAAACCAGCACTTCTGTCCCACAGTCAACCTGGATAAGCTCTGGACCCTTGTTAGTGAGCAGACAAGGCTCAAGTACGCAAAAAATCAGACTGGATTAGCACCTGTTATTGATGTTGTACGCTCA GGTTATTATAAAGTCCTGGGCAAGGGAAAACTGCCCAAACAGCCTGTAATTGTGAAAGCAAAGTTCTTCAGCAGAAAAGCAGAAGAGAAGATAAAAAAAGTTGGTGGAGCTTGTGTGCTAGTAGCATAA